A single Denticeps clupeoides chromosome 7, fDenClu1.1, whole genome shotgun sequence DNA region contains:
- the tspan4b gene encoding tetraspanin-4, which yields MSATRRCLCCVKYLMFIFNLVFWLGGCGLFGVGVWLTFKQAEFSSLPLSFPSLSAANLLLVAGGLTMVIGFLGCLGALKEQRCLLITFFVILLVLVVTEITLIVILNVFHKELDEKAQNDLKEGLKEYKTNKALQNSWDKVQIMFKCCGVTNKTDWFPVMESTSLLPQSCCLNEQRSCTRGWEESCYEKARKWLVNNNTAVLVFGICIGVVQILALVFSMLMYCQIVRAEKYLD from the exons ATGTCGGCGACCAGGAGGTGCCTGTGTTGTGTGAAGTACCTCATGTTCATCTTCAACTTAGTCTTCTGG CTGGGAGGGTGTGGCCTGTTCGGAGTCGGGGTGTGGCTGACCTTCAAGCAGGCGGAGTTTTCATCCCTCCCCCTGtcctttccctccctctccgcTGCCAATCTGCTCCTTGTTGCCGGGGGTCTGACTATGGTGATCGGGTTCCTGGGCTGCCTGGGGGCCCTGAAGGAGCAGCGCTGTCTTCTGATCACG TTTTTTGTCATCCTCTTGGTCCTTGTCGTGACTGAAATCACCCTGATTGTGATCCTGAACGTATTCCATAAGGAG CTGGACGAGAAAGCGCAGAATGATTTGAAAGAGGGTTTGAAAGAATACAAGACGAACAAGGCCCTGCAGAATTCGTGGGACAAAGTGCAGATAATG TTCAAATGCTGCGGAGTGACAAACAAAACCGATTGGTTCCCGGTGATGGAGAGCACGTCCCTCCTGCCTCAGTCCTGCTGTCTGAATGAGCAGAGAAGCTGCACCAGAGGATGGGAAGAG tccTGTTACGAGAAGGCCAGAAAGTGGCTCGTCAACAACAACACCGCAGTGCTGGTGTTCGGAATCTGCATCGGGGTCGTCCAG ATTCTGGCCCTGGTGTTCTCCATGCTGATGTACTGTCAGATCGTCCGGGCTGAGAAGTATCTGGACTGA